In a genomic window of Hyalangium gracile:
- a CDS encoding DEAD/DEAH box helicase — translation MRTPTDRYLPPDHDAFVASEPKTGRIIVIAPTRAACETIELAIGLHIETYLEKHHGPRVRELARSGKGFGIVAGTGTGKTLAIRLIAEEIVGTPSGTPLRIGVVNREREATPELPSWNVIIVTTGIARRWFQNGDILPHDTLIIDEIHQTSAELELCLALGKRVGCRYIWLSATVDPTLYARYLNSADVLEVQAFDPKKVATVVVEPKPPLAFLDEPFLRAVTREERGVGIFLPTRAAVEEVASYVGTRWPHIHSAYYHGGEPIRAIRPFLEGNEPKPYLLAMTAAGQSALNVQGLDTVVIDDTRFANVVERGRNVLTRQHLGNNELLQMAGRVHGRVEGGRVFILSDRAIDFFKLRPTEPEFQLAGDSERVALTAAALGVRADELDLPVPLDRIAYRRAFQRLQARNIVDAQGKLSQYGRAVEALPVERTWAELIVNADDGLLPYLAVCSAIESLHRMTREERNLDDVLVPGSDHLTAYNLYADAYRAAGYVGEVYGLPRHLFQTEKIERWAERRGVLVKAIEDAALAMASVYRSVGVSLPSRMPFAGDRVLRRFADLLARFMPFDLVIDEQTSWGEEARVSKTSVCGSFGAVAGTLRYFADRYGSTHAAIEGTQVPLELLRRYARRTGAGLAYDSFHRSLVFERRLEHSGFELDHEVEVLRAWGPELAEAARRALAEALARGEARHAAVRRNQQGIDEIREVWRRSGGRTAKLGEQELTALYEAQLEGVTTMDEFQERPLGLDLDALVPRQVRRELLALPSAVLIRDQEVELGYEVEQDETGKPFGVVRLHLPEKMARSLVEEELPVLDRPMRFGVNRGRRGAVRGDTLLELQEVLDMPWMPEELEAAREGRRSESGRPAMQHGRYPRKEGTPSRRAGGHGTRTPRGGGDRRGGSHGGRGGRDGSGGGRGRGGTGGRGGRTGGGKGGRRPRR, via the coding sequence GTGCGTACCCCGACCGATCGCTACCTTCCTCCCGACCATGACGCCTTCGTCGCCTCCGAGCCGAAGACGGGGCGCATCATCGTCATCGCTCCCACGCGGGCCGCGTGCGAGACCATCGAGCTCGCCATCGGGCTCCACATCGAGACCTACCTGGAGAAGCACCACGGGCCACGGGTGCGCGAGCTGGCCCGCTCGGGCAAGGGCTTCGGCATCGTGGCGGGGACCGGGACCGGCAAGACGCTCGCCATCCGGCTCATCGCCGAGGAGATCGTCGGCACGCCCAGCGGAACCCCGCTCCGCATCGGGGTGGTGAACCGCGAGCGCGAGGCGACTCCCGAGCTGCCCTCCTGGAACGTCATCATCGTGACGACCGGCATCGCGCGGCGCTGGTTCCAGAACGGCGACATCCTCCCGCACGACACGCTCATCATCGACGAGATCCATCAGACGTCGGCGGAGCTCGAGCTCTGCCTCGCGCTCGGCAAGCGCGTGGGCTGCCGCTACATCTGGCTCTCGGCCACGGTCGATCCGACGCTCTACGCGCGGTACCTGAACAGCGCCGACGTGCTCGAGGTTCAGGCCTTCGATCCGAAGAAGGTGGCCACGGTGGTGGTCGAGCCCAAGCCACCCCTCGCGTTCCTGGATGAGCCGTTCCTCCGCGCCGTGACGCGTGAGGAGCGCGGCGTGGGCATCTTCCTCCCCACGCGCGCGGCGGTCGAGGAGGTGGCCTCGTACGTGGGCACCCGCTGGCCGCACATCCACTCGGCCTACTACCACGGCGGAGAGCCCATCCGTGCCATCCGCCCCTTCCTCGAGGGGAACGAGCCCAAGCCCTACCTCCTGGCCATGACCGCCGCCGGGCAGAGCGCGCTCAACGTGCAGGGGCTCGACACGGTCGTCATCGACGACACGCGCTTCGCCAACGTCGTCGAGCGCGGCCGCAACGTGCTCACACGCCAGCACCTCGGCAACAACGAGCTGCTCCAGATGGCCGGGCGCGTGCACGGGCGCGTGGAGGGTGGGCGCGTCTTCATCCTCAGCGACCGAGCGATCGACTTCTTCAAGCTCCGCCCCACGGAGCCCGAGTTCCAGCTCGCGGGTGACTCGGAGCGGGTGGCGCTCACCGCGGCCGCGCTCGGGGTTCGCGCCGACGAGCTGGACCTCCCCGTGCCCCTCGATCGCATCGCTTACCGCCGCGCGTTCCAGCGACTGCAGGCGCGCAACATCGTCGACGCGCAGGGGAAGCTCTCTCAGTACGGGCGCGCGGTGGAGGCGCTCCCGGTGGAGCGCACGTGGGCGGAGCTGATCGTCAACGCCGACGATGGTCTGCTCCCGTACCTCGCCGTGTGCAGCGCCATCGAGTCGCTCCACCGCATGACGCGCGAGGAGCGCAACCTGGATGACGTGCTGGTGCCCGGCAGCGACCACCTCACCGCCTACAACCTCTACGCCGATGCGTACCGGGCGGCGGGCTACGTGGGCGAGGTGTACGGGCTGCCGCGCCATCTGTTCCAGACGGAGAAGATCGAGCGCTGGGCCGAGCGCCGGGGCGTCCTGGTGAAGGCCATCGAGGACGCGGCGCTGGCGATGGCGAGCGTCTACCGAAGCGTGGGCGTCAGCCTGCCCTCACGCATGCCGTTCGCGGGGGACCGGGTGCTCCGCCGCTTCGCCGACCTGCTCGCGCGCTTCATGCCCTTCGATCTCGTCATCGACGAGCAGACGTCCTGGGGGGAGGAGGCGCGCGTCTCGAAGACGAGCGTGTGTGGGAGCTTCGGCGCGGTCGCCGGGACGCTCCGCTACTTCGCCGACCGCTACGGCTCCACGCATGCGGCCATCGAGGGGACCCAGGTCCCGCTCGAGTTGCTGCGCCGGTACGCGCGCCGCACCGGCGCGGGGCTGGCCTACGACTCGTTCCACCGATCCCTCGTGTTCGAGCGGCGCCTGGAGCACTCCGGCTTCGAGCTGGATCATGAGGTCGAGGTGCTCCGCGCGTGGGGGCCGGAGCTGGCCGAAGCCGCGCGGCGAGCGCTCGCCGAGGCACTGGCCCGAGGGGAGGCGCGGCACGCGGCGGTGCGCCGCAACCAGCAGGGCATCGACGAGATACGCGAGGTGTGGCGTCGCTCGGGCGGACGCACGGCGAAGCTGGGGGAGCAGGAGCTGACGGCCCTCTACGAGGCCCAGCTCGAGGGTGTCACCACGATGGACGAGTTCCAGGAGCGCCCGCTGGGGCTCGACCTGGACGCGCTCGTGCCTCGCCAGGTACGCCGGGAGCTCCTGGCCTTGCCCAGCGCGGTGCTCATCCGCGATCAAGAGGTGGAGCTGGGCTACGAGGTGGAGCAGGACGAGACGGGAAAGCCGTTCGGTGTCGTGCGCCTCCACCTGCCGGAGAAGATGGCCCGCAGCCTCGTGGAAGAGGAGCTCCCCGTCCTCGACCGGCCGATGCGCTTCGGTGTCAATCGGGGCCGGCGTGGCGCCGTGCGCGGCGACACGCTGCTCGAGCTGCAGGAGGTGCTCGACATGCCGTGGATGCCCGAGGAGCTCGAGGCCGCGCGAGAGGGCCGCAGGAGCGAGAGCGGGCGCCCGGCGATGCAGCACGGGCGCTACCCTCGCAAGGAGGGGACTCCGTCCCGTCGGGCTGGGGGACATGGGACCCGGACGCCCCGAGGCGGTGGTGACCGGCGAGGCGGAAGCCACGGCGGCAGGGGAGGGCGCGACGGCTCGGGTGGCGGACGGGGGCGAGGCGGCACGGGCGGGCGCGGTGGACGGACAGGAGGAGGCAAGGGCGGAAGGCGCCCGAGGCGCTGA
- a CDS encoding type IV pilus twitching motility protein PilT, with product MPRTFWNGGRGARVLTSREVRVLDKATLDKLLTVGVQNGASDIHFRPGDPPIYRVNGVLRPLRMEKLAPEHTREVALHLMHDPVARSQIESIQEHDTSYGLAGVARFRVNIYRQRGTLAIILRIIPANVPTIEGLGLPEVLKTIASQDRGLVLVTGATGSGKSSTLAAMIDHINRNESLHILTIEDPIEFIYKNVKSSISQREIGPDTSSFAMALRAALRQDPDVILVGEMRDTETIDIALKASETGHLVLSTVHTTDASRTINRLVSVFNAEEQTMVRMRLADSLKATISQRLLPRGDNKGRAVALEIMVQTKTIQEYIREDRANELKDVIEKGRDTYGMQSFDQHLSQLYKSGVITLETAQGAATNPADFARALEFE from the coding sequence ATGCCCAGAACCTTCTGGAACGGGGGGCGGGGTGCTAGGGTCCTGACCTCTCGTGAGGTCAGGGTCCTGGACAAAGCAACACTCGACAAGCTGCTGACGGTGGGCGTGCAGAACGGCGCCTCGGACATCCACTTCCGCCCCGGCGATCCGCCCATCTACCGCGTCAACGGCGTCCTGCGCCCGTTGCGCATGGAGAAGCTGGCGCCGGAGCACACGCGTGAGGTGGCGCTCCACCTCATGCACGATCCGGTGGCTCGGAGCCAGATCGAGTCCATCCAGGAGCACGACACCTCGTACGGCCTGGCCGGGGTGGCCCGCTTCCGCGTGAACATCTACCGGCAGCGCGGCACGCTGGCGATCATCCTCCGCATCATCCCGGCCAACGTGCCCACCATCGAAGGGCTGGGCCTGCCGGAGGTCCTCAAGACGATTGCCAGCCAGGACCGCGGCCTGGTGCTGGTGACGGGGGCCACGGGCTCGGGCAAGAGCTCCACGCTGGCGGCGATGATCGACCACATCAACCGCAACGAGAGCCTGCACATCCTCACCATCGAGGACCCGATCGAGTTCATCTACAAGAACGTCAAGTCCTCCATCTCCCAGCGGGAGATCGGTCCGGACACGAGCAGCTTCGCCATGGCGCTGCGCGCGGCGCTCCGGCAGGACCCGGACGTCATCCTCGTGGGCGAGATGCGCGACACGGAGACGATCGACATCGCGCTCAAGGCCTCGGAGACGGGCCACCTGGTGCTCTCCACCGTGCACACGACGGACGCCTCGCGCACCATCAACCGCCTCGTCTCGGTGTTCAACGCCGAGGAGCAGACGATGGTGCGGATGCGTCTGGCCGACAGCCTCAAGGCCACCATCTCCCAGCGCCTGCTGCCCCGCGGCGACAACAAGGGGCGCGCGGTGGCGCTGGAGATCATGGTCCAGACGAAGACCATCCAGGAGTACATCCGCGAGGACCGCGCCAACGAGCTGAAGGACGTCATCGAGAAGGGCCGCGACACCTACGGCATGCAGTCCTTCGATCAGCACCTGAGCCAGCTGTACAAGTCGGGCGTCATCACCCTGGAGACGGCTCAGGGCGCGGCCACCAACCCGGCGGACTTCGCGCGCGCGCTCGAGTTCGAGTGA
- a CDS encoding acetolactate synthase large subunit, giving the protein MKAADLFVKALEAEGVRCVFGLPGEENLDLLESMRAAGMRLVVTRHEQAAGFMAATWGRLTGRAGVCLSTLGPGATNLVTAAAYAQLGGMPMVMLTGQKPIKASKQGHFQIVDVVGMMRPLTKSTRTLVSAEHVPSAVREAFRRAEEERPGATHLELPEDVARESTEAPPISPGPARRPVADEASIAQAVEAIASARRPLLMIGAGANRKLTSEMLRVLVDRVGIPFFSTQMGKGVVDETHPLWMGTAALSDGDFVHRAIEASDCIVNVGHDVIEKPPFVMRDGRRTVVHLNFSSAEVDPVYFPQVQVIGDIANAVWRISEGVAPRAHWDFAPFERARAGLDAQLARGIDDDRFPLYPARLVAEVRRAMPDDGVVCLDNGMYKLWFARYYRCRRPNTLLLDNALATMGAGLPSAIAAKLVHPRRKVLAVCGDGGFMMNSQELETAVRLRLDLTVVVVRDDGYGMIRWKQGAMGLPDFGMQLGNPDFVRYAEAYGAHGHRPTSATEFGATLARCLESGGVHVIDLPIDYSDNTRALGAGDEQGIAH; this is encoded by the coding sequence ATGAAGGCAGCGGACCTGTTCGTCAAAGCGCTCGAGGCAGAGGGTGTGCGTTGCGTCTTCGGACTTCCAGGCGAGGAGAACCTGGACCTGCTCGAGTCGATGCGGGCCGCGGGCATGCGCCTCGTCGTCACCCGCCACGAGCAGGCCGCGGGCTTCATGGCCGCCACGTGGGGGCGGCTCACCGGACGCGCGGGCGTGTGCCTCTCGACGCTGGGGCCGGGCGCCACCAACCTCGTCACGGCCGCGGCGTACGCGCAGCTCGGCGGCATGCCCATGGTGATGCTCACCGGGCAGAAGCCCATCAAGGCCAGCAAGCAGGGCCACTTCCAGATCGTCGACGTCGTGGGGATGATGCGGCCGCTCACCAAGTCCACCCGCACGCTCGTCTCCGCGGAGCATGTGCCCTCGGCGGTGCGCGAGGCCTTCCGCCGCGCCGAGGAGGAGCGCCCCGGCGCCACGCACCTGGAGCTGCCCGAGGACGTGGCGCGGGAGTCCACCGAAGCGCCCCCCATCTCGCCAGGCCCCGCGCGTCGACCCGTGGCGGACGAGGCGTCCATCGCCCAGGCTGTCGAGGCCATCGCCTCCGCCCGGCGCCCGCTGCTCATGATTGGCGCGGGCGCCAACCGCAAGCTCACCTCGGAGATGCTCCGCGTCCTCGTGGACCGGGTGGGGATTCCCTTCTTCAGCACCCAGATGGGCAAGGGGGTGGTGGATGAGACGCACCCACTCTGGATGGGCACCGCCGCGCTCTCCGACGGGGACTTCGTCCACCGCGCCATCGAGGCCTCGGACTGCATCGTCAACGTGGGCCATGACGTCATCGAGAAGCCGCCCTTCGTCATGCGGGATGGCCGCCGCACGGTGGTCCACCTGAACTTCTCGTCGGCCGAGGTGGATCCCGTGTACTTCCCCCAGGTGCAGGTGATCGGCGACATCGCCAACGCCGTGTGGCGCATCTCGGAGGGAGTCGCTCCCCGGGCGCACTGGGACTTCGCGCCCTTCGAGCGGGCGCGCGCGGGGCTGGACGCGCAGCTGGCCCGAGGCATCGACGATGACCGCTTCCCCCTCTATCCCGCTCGGCTCGTCGCCGAGGTGCGGCGCGCCATGCCGGACGATGGCGTCGTGTGCCTGGACAACGGCATGTACAAGCTCTGGTTCGCTCGCTACTACCGCTGCCGGAGGCCCAACACGCTGCTGCTCGACAATGCGCTCGCGACCATGGGGGCGGGGCTGCCTTCCGCCATCGCTGCCAAGCTGGTCCACCCGCGACGCAAGGTGCTCGCCGTCTGTGGAGATGGAGGCTTCATGATGAACTCGCAGGAGCTGGAGACGGCGGTGCGCCTGCGGCTGGACCTGACGGTCGTCGTGGTGCGTGACGACGGCTACGGGATGATTCGCTGGAAGCAGGGGGCCATGGGGCTGCCGGACTTCGGGATGCAGCTGGGCAACCCGGACTTCGTCCGCTACGCGGAGGCTTACGGCGCGCACGGGCACCGTCCGACGAGCGCCACCGAGTTCGGCGCCACGCTCGCCCGCTGCCTGGAGTCGGGCGGCGTGCACGTCATCGACCTGCCCATCGACTATTCGGACAACACTCGCGCGCTGGGCGCGGGTGACGAGCAAGGCATCGCGCACTGA
- the fusA gene encoding elongation factor G — protein sequence MSRTTRIDRYRNIGIMAHIDAGKTTLTERILFFTGRIHAMGEVHAGSTEMDWMVQEKQRGITITSAATTAFWKPMRGPFAGTPHRINILDTPGHVDFTIEVERSLRVLDGAVAVFDASQGVEPQSETVWHQANRHGVPRIAFLNKMDKVGADFAMSVRSIRERLDANPVPVQLPIGAGTEFSGVVDLPRMRAFFFDEASGEPSQAREIPEPLRAEAEALRQRLIEACAEVDGTVLQKYVDGQVADITEEELEHALRSGTLQRKLVPVLCGAAFKKKGVQMLLDAVVNYLPAPSDLPAVEGVTPDTQVLVTRPANDEEAVCALVFKLMHDKNVGSVVFLRVYSGTLRTGMALLNTRQQRRERVGRLMFMHANKREEVDEVHAGDICAALNLRGVRTGDTLCSLEAPVVLESLHFPEPVIQLAVEARSRGEQQKMEDGLTRLAAEDPSLRVEVDPETGQQLLSGMGELHLEIVVDRLRTEYGVEARVGQPKVAYRETLRQKVRQEYRHVRQTGGPGQYAHVVMEVGPGPRGSGLVFVDDTHSGVIPKEFIPAIEKGVAGAMQRGVLAGYPVVDVEVRLVDGSTHVRDSSPQAFTMAGSLAFQEAARRAGVRLLEPVMDVEVTTPEEFLGDVLGDLSSRRGRVRGMEGHGAVRNVSAQVPMAHLFGYVTSLRGRTQGRAMATLRLATYEPVPDAMQESVVVAAQQ from the coding sequence ATGTCTCGCACGACACGCATCGACCGCTACCGCAACATCGGCATCATGGCCCACATCGACGCGGGCAAGACCACGCTCACCGAGCGCATCCTCTTCTTCACCGGTCGCATCCACGCCATGGGCGAGGTGCACGCGGGCTCCACCGAGATGGACTGGATGGTGCAGGAGAAGCAGCGCGGCATCACCATCACCTCGGCGGCCACCACCGCCTTCTGGAAGCCGATGCGCGGGCCCTTCGCGGGCACCCCGCACCGCATCAACATCCTGGACACGCCGGGACACGTGGACTTCACCATCGAGGTGGAGCGCTCCCTGCGCGTGCTGGATGGGGCGGTGGCGGTGTTCGACGCCAGCCAGGGCGTGGAGCCTCAGTCCGAGACGGTGTGGCACCAGGCCAACCGGCACGGCGTGCCGCGCATCGCCTTCCTCAACAAGATGGACAAGGTGGGCGCGGACTTCGCCATGAGCGTGCGGTCCATCCGCGAGCGGCTGGATGCGAACCCGGTGCCGGTGCAGCTGCCCATCGGGGCCGGCACGGAGTTCAGCGGCGTCGTGGACCTGCCGCGCATGAGGGCCTTCTTCTTCGACGAGGCGTCGGGAGAGCCCTCCCAGGCGCGGGAGATCCCCGAGCCGCTGCGGGCGGAGGCGGAGGCCCTGCGCCAGCGCCTCATCGAGGCGTGCGCGGAGGTGGATGGCACCGTGCTGCAAAAGTACGTGGACGGACAGGTGGCGGACATCACGGAGGAGGAGCTGGAGCACGCGCTCCGCTCGGGCACCCTCCAGCGCAAGCTGGTGCCGGTGCTCTGCGGGGCGGCCTTCAAGAAGAAGGGTGTGCAGATGCTGTTGGACGCAGTGGTCAACTACCTGCCCGCGCCGTCGGACCTGCCGGCGGTGGAGGGCGTGACTCCGGACACCCAGGTGCTCGTCACCCGTCCGGCGAACGATGAGGAAGCCGTGTGCGCGCTCGTCTTCAAGCTGATGCACGACAAGAACGTGGGGAGCGTCGTCTTCCTGCGTGTGTACTCGGGCACGTTGCGCACGGGCATGGCCCTGCTCAACACCCGCCAACAGCGCCGCGAGCGCGTGGGGCGACTGATGTTCATGCATGCCAACAAGCGCGAGGAGGTGGACGAGGTGCACGCCGGCGACATCTGCGCGGCGCTGAACCTGCGCGGCGTGCGCACCGGCGACACCCTGTGCTCGCTGGAGGCGCCCGTGGTGCTGGAGTCGCTGCACTTCCCCGAGCCGGTCATCCAGCTGGCCGTCGAGGCGCGCTCTCGAGGAGAGCAGCAGAAGATGGAGGACGGACTGACGCGGCTGGCGGCGGAGGACCCCTCGCTGCGCGTGGAGGTGGACCCGGAGACCGGGCAGCAGCTGCTGTCCGGCATGGGAGAGCTGCACCTGGAGATCGTGGTGGATCGCCTGAGGACCGAGTACGGCGTGGAGGCGCGCGTGGGCCAGCCCAAGGTGGCCTACCGCGAGACGCTGCGCCAGAAGGTCCGCCAGGAGTACCGCCACGTGCGACAGACCGGGGGGCCGGGGCAGTACGCCCACGTGGTGATGGAGGTGGGGCCCGGGCCGCGAGGCTCGGGGCTCGTCTTCGTGGATGACACGCACAGCGGCGTCATCCCGAAGGAGTTCATCCCCGCCATCGAGAAGGGCGTGGCGGGCGCCATGCAGCGGGGCGTGCTGGCGGGCTACCCGGTGGTGGACGTGGAGGTGCGACTGGTGGATGGGAGCACGCACGTGCGGGACTCCTCTCCCCAGGCGTTCACCATGGCCGGCTCCCTGGCCTTCCAGGAGGCGGCGCGGCGCGCGGGCGTGCGGTTGCTGGAGCCCGTGATGGACGTGGAGGTCACCACGCCGGAGGAGTTCCTCGGGGACGTGCTCGGGGATCTGTCCTCCCGGCGGGGGCGTGTGCGGGGAATGGAGGGACATGGAGCGGTGCGGAACGTCTCCGCGCAGGTGCCCATGGCCCACCTCTTCGGCTACGTGACCAGCCTGCGAGGCCGCACGCAGGGCCGCGCCATGGCCACCCTGCGGCTGGCCACCTACGAGCCGGTGCCTGACGCGATGCAGGAGTCAGTGGTGGTGGCGGCACAGCAGTAG
- a CDS encoding sigma-70 family RNA polymerase sigma factor translates to MATDYNLEEHRTALTGHCYRMLGSAAEADDAVQETMVRAWRSMDRFEERASMRTWLYRIATRVCLDMLSERSRRARPMEMGPVGSVDDPLTQLPHSHWIEPIPDAHALPSDSDPSELLILRQSIRLAFVAALQHLPPRQRAVLILTEVLGWSAAEVADSLDTSVAAVNSALQRARATLATHDLSQPRAPLSDTQSTLLNRYVHAFERYDLDALTQLLHQDATLSMPPFSLWLRGHESIRAWMSGKGSGCRGSRLVPTSACGTPAFGQYRPGGPGGSHQPWALIVLELSDDRITAVNSFLDTQTLFPRFGLPAEFAP, encoded by the coding sequence ATGGCCACCGACTACAACCTCGAGGAACACCGCACCGCGCTGACCGGCCACTGCTACCGCATGCTGGGCTCGGCCGCCGAGGCTGACGACGCCGTCCAGGAGACGATGGTGCGTGCGTGGAGGAGCATGGACCGCTTCGAGGAGCGGGCGTCCATGCGCACCTGGCTCTATCGCATCGCCACCCGGGTGTGCCTCGACATGCTGAGCGAGCGCTCGCGCCGAGCACGTCCCATGGAGATGGGGCCTGTCGGCTCGGTCGATGACCCGCTCACCCAGCTGCCGCACTCGCACTGGATCGAGCCCATCCCCGACGCGCACGCCCTGCCCTCGGACTCCGATCCGTCCGAGCTGCTGATCCTGCGCCAGAGCATCCGCCTCGCGTTCGTGGCGGCCCTCCAGCACCTGCCTCCCCGGCAGCGCGCGGTGCTGATCCTGACCGAGGTCCTCGGCTGGTCCGCCGCCGAGGTCGCGGACAGCCTCGACACGTCGGTGGCCGCCGTCAACAGCGCGCTTCAGCGGGCCCGCGCGACGCTCGCCACGCACGATCTCAGCCAGCCCCGCGCGCCGCTGTCCGACACCCAGTCCACGCTGCTCAACCGCTACGTCCATGCCTTCGAGCGGTACGACTTGGACGCGCTCACCCAGCTGCTCCACCAGGACGCGACCCTCTCGATGCCACCCTTCTCGCTGTGGCTCCGCGGTCACGAGTCGATCCGCGCATGGATGTCGGGGAAGGGCTCGGGCTGCCGGGGGTCCCGGCTGGTGCCGACCTCGGCCTGCGGCACCCCCGCGTTCGGGCAGTACCGGCCTGGTGGACCGGGGGGAAGCCACCAGCCGTGGGCGCTGATCGTGCTCGAGCTGTCGGACGACCGCATCACCGCCGTGAACTCCTTCCTCGACACCCAGACGCTCTTTCCGCGCTTCGGACTTCCCGCGGAGTTCGCCCCCTAG
- a CDS encoding aldehyde dehydrogenase family protein yields the protein MLAERYPYYLANRPRQPNAELAVTDKYSGEIVTHVALADARAVEEAIAAAVRATGPMRRLAPYARQEVLEHCVRRFRERAEEFALVLCIEAGKPLRDARGEVSRLIETFKAAAEEAVRGGGEVLNLEVSKRSAGYRGFTQRVPVGPCSFITPFNFPLNLVAHKVAPAIAAGCPFVLKPSDRTPVSAMLMAEVLAETDLPEGAFSVLPTRLEDVGPFIEDDRLKLLSFTGSEKVGWELKARAGRKKVVLELGGNAACVVDRDQADRLDFIADRVALGAFFQAGQSCISVQRVLAHEQVYDSLRDRLVARARALRTGNPRDEATTLGPMIDEPAARRLEGWIQRAVGRGARVLCGGGRRGSLLEATVLEGVPADEPLSAEEAFGPVVLLQRFGAFDEALRAVNDGRYGLQAGVFTHDLSRAMQAWDELEVGGVVVGDVPSFRVDTMPYGGVKGSGLGREGVKYAIEDMTELRLLVLRPSSS from the coding sequence ATGCTGGCTGAACGCTACCCCTATTACCTGGCCAACCGCCCGCGACAGCCCAACGCGGAGCTGGCCGTGACCGACAAGTACTCGGGCGAGATCGTGACGCACGTGGCGCTCGCGGATGCCCGGGCGGTGGAGGAGGCCATCGCCGCCGCGGTGCGCGCGACCGGTCCGATGCGCCGCCTGGCGCCGTACGCCCGGCAGGAGGTGCTCGAGCACTGCGTGCGCCGCTTTCGTGAGCGGGCCGAGGAGTTCGCGCTCGTCCTCTGCATCGAGGCGGGCAAGCCGCTCCGCGACGCGCGCGGTGAAGTCTCGCGGCTGATCGAGACGTTCAAGGCGGCGGCCGAGGAGGCCGTGCGGGGCGGGGGAGAGGTGCTGAACCTGGAGGTGTCGAAGCGCTCGGCGGGCTACCGCGGCTTCACCCAGCGGGTGCCCGTGGGCCCGTGCTCGTTCATCACCCCGTTCAACTTCCCGCTCAACCTGGTGGCGCACAAGGTGGCGCCCGCCATCGCCGCCGGCTGCCCGTTCGTGCTCAAGCCGTCGGACCGCACCCCCGTGAGCGCCATGCTCATGGCCGAGGTGCTCGCCGAGACGGACCTGCCCGAGGGAGCCTTCTCGGTCCTCCCGACGCGGCTCGAGGACGTGGGGCCGTTCATCGAGGATGACCGGCTCAAGCTGCTCTCGTTCACCGGCTCGGAGAAGGTGGGGTGGGAGCTCAAGGCGCGCGCCGGCCGCAAGAAGGTGGTCCTGGAGCTGGGCGGCAACGCGGCCTGCGTCGTGGACCGGGACCAGGCCGATCGCCTGGACTTCATCGCGGACCGCGTGGCCCTGGGTGCCTTCTTCCAGGCCGGGCAGAGCTGCATCTCGGTCCAGCGCGTCCTCGCGCATGAGCAGGTGTATGACTCGCTGCGTGACCGGCTCGTCGCCCGAGCGCGCGCGCTGCGCACGGGCAATCCCCGGGATGAGGCCACCACGCTGGGGCCCATGATCGACGAGCCCGCCGCGCGGCGGCTGGAGGGCTGGATCCAGCGCGCGGTGGGGCGGGGCGCGCGTGTCCTGTGTGGAGGAGGACGGCGCGGCTCGCTGCTCGAGGCCACGGTGCTGGAGGGCGTGCCCGCCGACGAGCCGCTGAGCGCGGAGGAGGCGTTCGGTCCGGTCGTCCTGCTGCAGCGCTTCGGAGCGTTCGACGAGGCACTCCGCGCCGTGAATGACGGGCGCTACGGGCTGCAGGCCGGCGTCTTCACCCACGATCTGTCACGGGCGATGCAGGCGTGGGACGAGCTGGAGGTGGGAGGCGTCGTCGTGGGAGACGTGCCGAGCTTCCGCGTCGACACGATGCCCTACGGCGGCGTGAAGGGCTCGGGGCTGGGACGGGAGGGCGTGAAGTACGCCATCGAGGACATGACCGAGCTGCGGCTGCTCGTCCTGCGTCCTTCGTCCAGCTGA
- a CDS encoding LysR substrate-binding domain-containing protein — protein sequence MELRHLRYFSAVADALHFGRAARRLHVSQPTLSQQIRQLEEELGAPLFERARGGVRLTQAGELFRTYASRALEDVDAGRVAVGALRGLTSGALRVGYPPSMRGVVVPALAAVLRRHPGLALSAEEAIVRRVERRLTDGKLDVGLAYAPARLPDLDAEPVFDSRLALVVARGHPLAGAESVGTRQLTDEPFALLSRGLRVRARVDAWFSAMRLAPRIALESNAVGTVLAIVRAGLAVTMLPEPRLADAERLVVKRLSPAPRSELAALLWRKGAPRTPAAELFAAEVRARAQET from the coding sequence ATGGAACTGCGCCACCTCCGCTACTTCTCCGCCGTCGCCGACGCGCTGCACTTCGGCCGCGCCGCGCGGCGCCTCCACGTCTCGCAGCCCACGCTGTCGCAGCAGATCCGCCAGCTCGAGGAGGAGCTCGGAGCGCCGCTCTTCGAGCGCGCCCGCGGCGGCGTGCGCCTGACGCAGGCGGGAGAGCTGTTCCGCACGTACGCCTCGCGCGCGCTGGAGGACGTGGATGCGGGACGGGTGGCGGTGGGCGCGCTGCGCGGGCTCACCTCGGGAGCGCTGCGGGTGGGCTATCCCCCCAGCATGCGCGGCGTCGTGGTGCCAGCGCTCGCCGCCGTGCTGCGCAGGCACCCGGGCCTGGCGCTGAGCGCCGAGGAGGCGATCGTGCGCCGGGTGGAGCGGCGGCTGACGGACGGCAAGCTGGACGTGGGGCTGGCGTACGCACCGGCACGCCTGCCGGACCTGGACGCGGAGCCCGTCTTCGACAGCAGGCTGGCCCTCGTCGTCGCGCGGGGTCACCCCCTGGCGGGAGCGGAGTCCGTGGGGACGCGACAGCTCACGGACGAGCCGTTCGCGCTGCTCTCGCGCGGCCTACGGGTGCGAGCGCGCGTGGATGCCTGGTTCTCCGCGATGAGGCTGGCACCCCGCATCGCGCTCGAGTCGAACGCGGTCGGCACCGTGCTGGCCATCGTGCGCGCGGGGCTCGCCGTCACGATGCTGCCCGAGCCGCGGCTGGCCGACGCCGAGCGGCTCGTGGTGAAGCGGCTCTCCCCTGCTCCCCGGTCGGAGCTCGCGGCGCTGCTGTGGCGCAAGGGCGCGCCACGCACGCCCGCCGCGGAGCTGTTCGCGGCGGAAGTGCGAGCACGGGCCCAGGAGACCTGA